From a region of the Comamonadaceae bacterium OTU4NAUVB1 genome:
- a CDS encoding FAD-binding oxidoreductase, whose product MAALGADAVQAADAVPPRHFTDWSGVTPVRPLALVRPRSTAQVAEVLRICTGHRVPVVPQGGLTGMAGAAVPVPGGIALSLDRMAAIESIDVAASTATVQAGATLQAVQDAAAAHGLRFGVDLGARGSCQIGGNLATNAGGNGVLQFGMMREQALGLEVVLADGSVLPMLRPMIKNNTGYDLKQFFIGAEGTLGVITRAVLRLHPAPPAKATVLVALEDFDAALALLRRLQARFPGAVAAYELMWRDFVEASLRWQSLREPFDTVHAFTALVDVTGDDEATLRASLEALLAKSMDAGEALDAVVAQSDAQARALWKIREATAELPTNMHPPLNFDVSLPMAEIGRFAQACRSALDARWPGQHSVFFGHVGDSNLHLSTDLGTLDGAEHDVARVVYDLVAAFGGSVSAEHGIGTHKKPWLGLSRTPAELAAMRAIKSALDPLGLMNPGKLFDL is encoded by the coding sequence ATCGCGGCCCTCGGTGCCGATGCCGTGCAGGCCGCCGACGCGGTGCCGCCGCGTCACTTCACCGACTGGAGCGGCGTCACGCCGGTGCGGCCGCTCGCGCTGGTGCGACCGCGCAGCACCGCGCAGGTGGCCGAGGTGCTGCGGATCTGCACCGGACACCGGGTGCCGGTCGTGCCGCAGGGCGGGCTCACCGGCATGGCGGGTGCGGCGGTGCCCGTGCCCGGCGGCATCGCCTTGTCGCTCGACCGGATGGCCGCGATCGAGTCCATCGACGTGGCGGCCTCCACCGCCACGGTGCAGGCCGGCGCCACGCTGCAGGCGGTGCAGGACGCCGCAGCGGCGCACGGCCTCCGGTTCGGCGTCGACCTCGGGGCGCGCGGCTCCTGCCAGATCGGCGGCAACCTCGCCACCAATGCCGGCGGCAACGGCGTGCTGCAGTTCGGGATGATGCGCGAGCAGGCGCTCGGCCTCGAGGTCGTGCTGGCCGACGGCAGCGTCCTGCCGATGCTGCGGCCGATGATCAAGAACAACACCGGCTACGACCTGAAGCAGTTCTTCATCGGCGCGGAGGGCACGCTGGGCGTGATCACGCGCGCGGTGCTGCGGCTGCACCCGGCACCGCCGGCCAAGGCCACGGTGCTGGTCGCGCTGGAGGACTTCGATGCAGCCCTCGCGTTGCTGCGCCGGCTGCAGGCGCGCTTTCCCGGGGCGGTCGCGGCCTACGAGCTGATGTGGCGCGACTTCGTCGAAGCCTCGCTGCGATGGCAATCGCTGCGCGAACCCTTCGACACCGTGCATGCGTTCACGGCGCTGGTCGACGTGACGGGCGACGACGAGGCCACGCTGCGCGCGTCGCTCGAAGCGCTGCTGGCCAAATCGATGGACGCCGGCGAGGCGCTCGACGCGGTCGTCGCGCAGTCGGACGCCCAGGCCCGTGCGCTCTGGAAGATCCGCGAAGCGACGGCCGAACTCCCGACGAACATGCACCCGCCGCTCAACTTCGACGTGAGCCTGCCGATGGCCGAGATCGGCCGCTTCGCCCAGGCCTGCCGCAGCGCGCTCGATGCCCGCTGGCCCGGCCAGCATTCGGTGTTCTTCGGGCACGTGGGCGACAGCAACCTGCACCTCTCGACCGACCTCGGCACGCTCGACGGCGCCGAACACGACGTGGCGCGCGTCGTCTACGACCTGGTGGCCGCGTTCGGCGGCAGCGTCTCGGCCGAGCACGGCATCGGCACGCACAAGAAGCCCTGGCTGGGACTGAGCCGCACGCCCGCGGAGCTGGCCGCCATGCGCGCCATCAAGTCGGCGCTCGATCCGTTGGGGCTGATGAATCCAGGAAAATTGTTCGACCTCTGA
- a CDS encoding MFS family transporter: MSTDSSSDTPRPYTATEKRSRIFAIMAASSGNLVEWFDFYVYAFSALYFAPSFFPKSDPTAQLLNTAGVFAAGFLMRPIGGWLFGRVADKHGRKTSMLISVTMMCGGSLAIACLPTYAQIGAWAPFLLLVCRLFQGLSVGGEYGTTATYMSEVALRGQRGFFSSFQYVTLIGGQLLAVLVIVVLEQLLDEAELKAWGWRIPFVIGAIAAVVALLLRRTLQETQTAENLKNKESGSLAHLFRHHKAAFFTVLGFTAGGSLIFYTFTTYMQKYLVNTVGMPIKTTSYVMTCALFVYMCMQPLFGALSDRIGRRNNMLLFGALGAVATVPILSGLQHVTSPIAAFLLIILALAVVSFYTSISGIVKAEMFPPEVRALGVGLAYAVANAIFGGSAEYVALGLKSLGHESAFYWYVTLMMAVAFLVSWRLPKQASYLHHDH; the protein is encoded by the coding sequence ATGTCCACAGACTCGTCCTCCGACACCCCGCGTCCCTACACCGCGACCGAGAAGCGAAGCCGCATCTTCGCGATCATGGCGGCCTCTTCCGGCAATTTGGTCGAGTGGTTCGACTTCTACGTCTACGCGTTTTCCGCGCTGTACTTCGCGCCGTCCTTCTTCCCCAAATCGGATCCGACGGCGCAGTTGCTGAACACGGCAGGCGTCTTCGCGGCGGGCTTCCTGATGCGTCCGATCGGCGGGTGGCTGTTCGGCCGCGTCGCCGACAAGCATGGCCGCAAGACGTCCATGCTGATCTCGGTGACGATGATGTGCGGTGGCTCACTGGCCATTGCCTGCCTGCCGACCTATGCGCAGATCGGTGCCTGGGCGCCCTTCCTGCTGTTGGTCTGCCGGCTGTTCCAGGGGCTGTCGGTGGGCGGCGAATACGGCACCACGGCGACCTACATGAGCGAAGTGGCGCTGCGCGGTCAGCGCGGGTTCTTCTCGTCGTTCCAGTACGTCACCTTGATCGGCGGCCAATTGCTGGCCGTGCTCGTCATCGTGGTGCTGGAGCAATTGCTCGATGAAGCCGAGCTCAAGGCCTGGGGCTGGCGCATTCCCTTCGTCATCGGCGCCATCGCGGCGGTCGTGGCCCTGCTGTTGCGCCGCACGCTGCAGGAGACGCAAACGGCGGAAAATCTCAAGAACAAGGAATCCGGCAGCCTGGCGCACCTGTTCAGGCACCACAAGGCGGCCTTCTTCACCGTGTTGGGCTTCACCGCCGGCGGGTCGCTCATCTTCTACACGTTCACCACCTACATGCAGAAGTACCTGGTGAACACGGTGGGCATGCCGATCAAGACGACCAGCTATGTCATGACCTGCGCACTGTTCGTCTACATGTGCATGCAACCGCTGTTCGGCGCCCTCTCGGATCGCATCGGGCGCCGGAACAACATGCTGCTGTTCGGCGCGCTCGGCGCGGTCGCCACGGTGCCGATCCTGAGTGGCCTGCAGCACGTCACGAGTCCCATCGCGGCTTTCCTGCTCATCATCCTGGCATTGGCCGTCGTGAGCTTCTACACATCGATCAGTGGCATCGTCAAGGCGGAGATGTTTCCACCCGAAGTGCGTGCGCTCGGCGTGGGTCTGGCTTACGCGGTCGCCAACGCGATCTTCGGTGGCTCGGCGGAATACGTGGCGCTGGGGCTGAAATCGCTCGGTCACGAATCCGCTTTCTACTGGTATGTGACCTTGATGATGGCGGTCGCCTTTCTGGTGAGCTGGCGGCTGCCGAAGCAAGCCAGCTACCTTCATCACGACCACTGA
- a CDS encoding type 1 glutamine amidotransferase domain-containing protein: MKVLIVLTSHDQLGNTGRKTGFWLEELAAPYYAFQAAGAEITLASPKGGQPPLDPKSNEASSQTDSTRRFEADAVATAQLAATVRLDTIDPADFDTVFYPGGHGPLWDLAEDKHSIALIESFLGAGKHVALVCHAPGVLRHVKAADGRPWVEGRQVTGFANTEEDGVGLTTIVPFLVEDELKAKGGVYAKGPDWGPYVIVDGLLITGQNPASSAPAAQRLLSEVARAAR, translated from the coding sequence ATGAAAGTCCTCATCGTCCTGACCTCGCACGACCAACTCGGCAACACGGGCCGCAAGACCGGTTTCTGGCTGGAGGAACTGGCCGCGCCGTACTACGCGTTCCAGGCTGCCGGCGCCGAGATCACCCTTGCCTCGCCGAAGGGTGGTCAGCCGCCGCTCGATCCGAAGAGCAACGAGGCCTCGTCCCAGACCGACTCGACCCGCCGCTTCGAGGCCGACGCGGTCGCCACGGCCCAGCTGGCCGCCACGGTGCGGCTGGACACGATCGACCCGGCGGACTTCGACACCGTCTTCTATCCCGGCGGCCACGGCCCGCTGTGGGACCTGGCCGAGGACAAGCACTCGATCGCGTTGATCGAGTCGTTCCTCGGCGCCGGCAAGCACGTCGCGCTGGTGTGCCATGCGCCCGGCGTCCTGCGTCACGTCAAAGCGGCCGACGGACGGCCCTGGGTCGAAGGCCGCCAGGTCACGGGCTTCGCCAACACCGAGGAAGACGGTGTCGGCTTGACGACGATCGTGCCGTTCCTTGTCGAGGACGAACTCAAGGCCAAGGGTGGCGTGTACGCCAAGGGTCCGGATTGGGGACCCTACGTGATCGTCGACGGCCTGCTGATTACCGGCCAGAACCCGGCCTCGTCGGCCCCCGCGGCCCAGCGGCTGCTCAGCGAAGTCGCTCGAGCCGCACGCTGA
- a CDS encoding TetR/AcrR family transcriptional regulator codes for MPSVTPAPSNDTRDNILASGQRLMASKGFSAVGLNEILTTAGVPKGSFYHYFGSKNAFGEALIEAYFEDYLAEIDTTLAKPGSDMAQRLMSYFASWQESQSFLDCQGKCLAVKLGAEVADLSETLRAAMNRGTAAIISRLAIAIETAAAEGSLSIDDTPERVAQGLYQLWLGASVMAKIVRDLQPFETALTTTRHMLHLSA; via the coding sequence ATGCCTTCCGTCACCCCTGCACCGTCCAACGACACCCGCGACAACATCCTCGCGTCGGGCCAGCGACTCATGGCGAGCAAGGGGTTTTCAGCCGTCGGCTTGAACGAGATCCTGACGACCGCAGGCGTGCCCAAAGGCTCGTTCTATCACTACTTCGGTTCCAAGAACGCGTTCGGCGAAGCGCTGATCGAGGCCTATTTCGAGGACTACCTGGCCGAGATCGACACGACGCTCGCCAAGCCCGGCTCCGACATGGCGCAGCGCCTCATGAGCTACTTCGCAAGCTGGCAGGAGAGCCAGTCGTTCCTGGACTGCCAGGGGAAGTGCCTGGCTGTGAAGCTGGGCGCCGAGGTGGCGGATCTGTCGGAGACGCTGCGCGCGGCCATGAACCGGGGCACCGCCGCGATCATCTCCCGCCTGGCCATCGCCATCGAGACCGCCGCCGCCGAAGGCTCCCTGTCGATCGACGACACGCCGGAACGGGTCGCGCAAGGCCTCTACCAGCTCTGGCTCGGCGCGAGCGTGATGGCGAAGATCGTGCGCGATCTGCAGCCGTTCGAAACCGCGCTGACCACCACCCGTCACATGCTTCACTTGTCCGCGTGA
- a CDS encoding LysR substrate-binding domain-containing protein: MSTIPPISTLLAFEAVARRRSFAIAASELHLTASAVSHQISRLEAQLGVRLFERSAHGVRLSVAGETYQRRVSGALMALSSATDDLRQGNGNSLFVHSAPSIASLWLMPRLRAFSQEHPEISLNLSAAHTTSDFALGQADVDIRYGVPHWPDLIVEPLFEEKVLPLASPSFIREHKLKRPEQLFELPLIQSNVSVVQWPDWFLRFTDRRSPDVFAVRFDRAQMALDAATLGLGIALESSTIAASHIAERKLKPVFPQTMAIPIKGHFVVYPVRHAKRPAVEAFVEWVHRVAAKTAS; encoded by the coding sequence ATGAGCACCATCCCACCCATCAGCACGTTGTTGGCTTTCGAGGCCGTTGCGAGGCGGCGCAGCTTCGCCATTGCGGCGTCCGAACTCCACCTGACCGCCTCTGCGGTGAGTCATCAGATTTCCAGGTTGGAGGCGCAACTCGGGGTCCGCCTGTTCGAACGCAGCGCGCACGGCGTCAGGCTCAGCGTCGCTGGGGAGACGTACCAACGCCGCGTCTCCGGTGCGCTGATGGCGCTGTCGTCCGCGACCGACGACCTGCGCCAAGGCAACGGCAACAGCCTCTTCGTCCACTCGGCGCCGAGCATCGCCAGCCTCTGGCTCATGCCCAGGCTGCGCGCTTTTTCACAGGAGCATCCCGAGATCTCGCTGAACCTGTCCGCTGCGCATACAACGAGCGACTTCGCGCTCGGCCAGGCCGACGTCGACATCCGCTACGGCGTTCCTCATTGGCCGGACCTGATCGTCGAGCCATTGTTCGAGGAGAAAGTGCTTCCGCTGGCCAGCCCCAGCTTCATCCGGGAACACAAGCTGAAGAGGCCGGAGCAGCTGTTCGAGCTTCCATTGATCCAGAGCAATGTGAGCGTGGTGCAATGGCCGGATTGGTTCCTGCGGTTCACGGACCGGCGTTCGCCCGACGTGTTCGCCGTGCGCTTCGACCGCGCGCAGATGGCCTTGGATGCGGCCACGTTGGGTCTCGGCATTGCGCTGGAGAGTTCCACGATCGCAGCCTCGCACATCGCCGAGAGAAAACTGAAACCTGTTTTTCCGCAGACCATGGCCATTCCGATCAAGGGACACTTCGTGGTCTATCCGGTCCGTCATGCCAAGCGACCCGCTGTCGAAGCATTCGTCGAGTGGGTGCATCGCGTGGCCGCGAAGACTGCAAGCTGA
- a CDS encoding SDR family oxidoreductase has protein sequence MLLKDKVVMITGGAGLNGLGYATARNMVEQGARVVILDLERADPAGAASRLGEGHLGLVADVTSKASCEAAAAAVLETCGRIDVLVNNAGITQPVKTLAITGADYDRILDVSLRGTLYMSQAVLPAMRERKAGSIICISSVSAQRGGGIFGGPHYSAAKAGVLGLARAMAREFGIEGIRVNSITPGLVETDITQGKLSDAQKTQISETIPLARLGRPQDVAGACVFLASDLSAYCTGITLDVNGGMLIH, from the coding sequence ATGCTGTTGAAAGACAAGGTCGTGATGATCACCGGCGGCGCGGGCCTCAATGGCCTGGGCTATGCGACCGCCCGCAACATGGTCGAGCAGGGCGCGCGCGTGGTCATCCTCGACCTCGAGCGGGCCGACCCGGCCGGTGCCGCTTCGCGGCTCGGAGAAGGCCACCTCGGGCTGGTCGCCGATGTGACGTCCAAGGCATCGTGCGAGGCCGCGGCCGCCGCGGTGCTCGAGACCTGCGGTCGGATCGACGTCCTCGTGAACAACGCGGGCATCACCCAACCCGTCAAGACGCTGGCGATCACCGGCGCCGACTACGACCGCATCCTGGACGTCAGCCTGCGCGGAACGCTCTACATGTCGCAGGCGGTCCTGCCGGCCATGCGCGAGCGGAAAGCGGGCTCGATCATCTGCATTTCCTCGGTATCGGCCCAGCGGGGAGGCGGCATTTTCGGCGGGCCTCACTACTCCGCGGCAAAGGCGGGCGTGCTCGGTCTGGCACGTGCCATGGCACGCGAATTCGGCATCGAGGGCATTCGCGTGAACAGCATCACGCCGGGTCTGGTGGAGACCGACATCACCCAAGGCAAGCTGAGCGACGCCCAGAAGACGCAGATCTCCGAAACCATCCCCCTGGCGCGTCTGGGCCGGCCCCAGGACGTCGCCGGTGCGTGCGTGTTTCTCGCCAGCGACCTGTCCGCCTACTGCACCGGCATCACGCTGGATGTGAACGGCGGCATGTTGATTCACTGA
- a CDS encoding TRAP transporter substrate-binding protein, with protein sequence MKNKIVARTVLAIAVGCLWAPLAAQAQAIKLTLGHGAAPGNPRHEAALKFAEVAKAQSGGRIEVSVAPSAQLGDDAAMVTAIRTGALDLSANSQGAVATAVPEYAAFGMPFLFSTPADAFRLLDGALGKELADKSVAKGMVVLGYWDNGIRHMTNSKRPIVKVDDMKGLKMRTPPDAVLVDIMQALGADAQQIKFAELYVALQQGVVDGQENPLVNFHASKLYEVQKHLALTSHMFQMTPLLMSKRSWDRLTNDDRKALTEAAAEATTLQRKLSQDADDKLLDDLRAKGVQVTKVDKAEFAKATAVVDAKWRSGPIGPYVTKVIDSARTR encoded by the coding sequence ATGAAGAACAAGATCGTTGCACGCACCGTGCTGGCCATCGCGGTGGGCTGCCTCTGGGCGCCGCTGGCCGCCCAGGCGCAGGCCATCAAGCTCACGCTGGGCCATGGCGCCGCACCGGGCAACCCACGCCACGAAGCCGCCTTGAAGTTCGCCGAAGTCGCCAAGGCGCAGAGCGGTGGCCGGATCGAGGTGTCCGTGGCGCCGTCCGCTCAATTGGGCGACGACGCGGCCATGGTCACCGCGATCCGCACCGGGGCGCTCGATCTCTCGGCGAACTCGCAGGGCGCCGTCGCGACGGCGGTCCCTGAATACGCGGCCTTCGGCATGCCGTTCCTGTTCTCCACTCCGGCGGACGCCTTCAGACTGCTCGATGGCGCGCTGGGCAAGGAACTGGCCGACAAGTCCGTGGCCAAGGGCATGGTGGTACTGGGCTACTGGGACAACGGCATCCGCCACATGACCAACAGCAAGCGCCCGATCGTCAAGGTGGACGACATGAAGGGGCTCAAGATGCGCACCCCACCGGATGCCGTGCTGGTGGACATCATGCAAGCCCTCGGTGCCGACGCGCAGCAGATCAAGTTCGCCGAGCTCTACGTGGCGCTGCAGCAGGGTGTGGTCGACGGCCAGGAGAACCCGCTGGTCAACTTCCACGCCAGCAAGCTGTACGAGGTCCAAAAGCATCTGGCGCTCACCAGCCACATGTTCCAGATGACCCCGCTCCTCATGAGCAAGCGCAGTTGGGATCGGCTGACCAACGACGATCGCAAGGCGCTGACCGAGGCGGCCGCAGAGGCCACGACGCTGCAGCGAAAGCTGTCGCAGGACGCCGACGACAAGCTGCTCGACGACCTCAGGGCCAAGGGCGTGCAGGTGACCAAGGTCGACAAGGCGGAATTCGCCAAGGCGACGGCGGTCGTGGACGCCAAATGGCGCAGCGGCCCCATCGGCCCCTACGTGACCAAGGTGATCGATTCGGCGCGCACGCGCTGA
- a CDS encoding TRAP transporter small permease, translating to MNAIERGVAALCQVVLWISTSVIFLILVANTVLRYATGASLQWANEVPEVLFPWLVMSGVVLAALQGAHITTTFLMDAVSAGARRVVATLSWLAVAGLYATLATATFRMLEIVHDEKSPMLQIPGSLTYGCVMAGMALLSLLALQSAWFSWNAQPASPPDPEADPAVPVAHW from the coding sequence ATGAACGCGATTGAACGTGGCGTGGCCGCGCTGTGTCAGGTCGTACTGTGGATCAGTACGTCCGTCATCTTCCTCATCCTGGTGGCGAATACCGTGCTGCGCTACGCCACCGGTGCCAGTCTGCAATGGGCCAACGAGGTACCGGAAGTTCTCTTCCCGTGGCTGGTGATGTCCGGTGTGGTCCTGGCCGCGCTGCAGGGCGCCCACATCACGACGACCTTCCTGATGGACGCGGTGTCGGCCGGTGCACGCCGCGTGGTCGCCACGCTGTCCTGGCTCGCCGTCGCCGGCCTCTATGCCACGTTGGCGACGGCCACGTTCCGCATGCTGGAGATCGTGCACGACGAGAAGTCGCCCATGCTGCAGATCCCGGGCTCGCTGACCTACGGGTGCGTGATGGCCGGCATGGCGCTGCTGTCCTTGCTGGCCTTGCAATCGGCTTGGTTCAGTTGGAACGCCCAGCCGGCCTCACCCCCGGACCCCGAAGCCGACCCCGCCGTGCCGGTGGCGCATTGGTAA
- a CDS encoding TRAP transporter large permease: protein MSALILLVFMGAACIAMPIAHALLIAAMAAAATSDRVPLDLLVQQMVAQVQSFPLIAIPFFMLTGSLMMGGKLGAALVGVLSALIGRFHGGPAQVGVLSSTLFGGVSGSAVADASAIGSLMIPWHKRLGYPAAFSAATLASAATIDILIPPSIPLILYALSANASIAALFVAGILPGLVMCGGFMFMCWWVGKRRNFPRDRSPFDLAAFRTHLLYALPAVLLPVLIVVFLRFGIATPTEVAVLSTLYAGVVSAVVYRDLGLRRLHEAVVHAGLATGVVLLVIMASAAIGWLLTFDQMPQGIVAWVGDNVHQAWLVIFMMNLMMLFVGMFIDLPAAVLLLTPVFVPLATAVGMDLTQLGIMMVVNLAIGLYTPPVGTTLFITSALAKVKVGQTVRELGPFYLVAFGVLALVSYVPAFILR, encoded by the coding sequence ATGAGTGCCTTGATTCTTCTTGTCTTCATGGGTGCGGCGTGCATCGCCATGCCCATCGCCCATGCGTTGCTCATCGCGGCGATGGCTGCCGCGGCGACCTCCGACCGTGTGCCGCTGGACCTGCTGGTGCAGCAGATGGTGGCCCAGGTGCAAAGCTTTCCGCTCATCGCGATCCCGTTCTTCATGTTGACGGGCTCCCTGATGATGGGCGGAAAGCTCGGCGCCGCGCTGGTGGGTGTGCTGTCCGCACTGATCGGCCGGTTCCACGGCGGCCCGGCGCAGGTCGGCGTCCTGTCGTCCACCCTGTTCGGCGGCGTCTCCGGCTCGGCCGTGGCGGACGCGTCGGCCATCGGCTCCCTGATGATTCCGTGGCACAAACGGCTGGGTTATCCGGCGGCGTTCTCGGCGGCGACGCTGGCGTCGGCAGCCACCATCGACATCCTGATTCCGCCCTCGATTCCGCTGATCCTCTACGCCTTGTCGGCGAACGCCTCGATCGCCGCGCTGTTCGTCGCCGGCATCCTGCCGGGTCTGGTGATGTGCGGGGGCTTCATGTTCATGTGCTGGTGGGTCGGCAAGCGGCGCAATTTCCCACGGGACCGGTCGCCGTTCGACCTGGCGGCCTTCCGCACGCACCTGCTCTATGCCTTGCCGGCCGTGCTGCTGCCCGTCCTGATCGTCGTCTTCCTGCGCTTCGGCATCGCGACGCCGACCGAGGTGGCCGTGCTGTCGACGCTCTATGCGGGGGTCGTGTCGGCGGTCGTCTACCGTGACCTCGGGCTCAGGCGGTTGCATGAAGCCGTCGTGCATGCCGGTCTGGCCACCGGCGTGGTGTTGCTGGTGATCATGGCCTCGGCCGCGATCGGCTGGCTGCTCACGTTCGACCAGATGCCACAAGGCATCGTGGCGTGGGTGGGCGACAACGTGCATCAGGCCTGGCTCGTGATCTTCATGATGAACCTGATGATGCTGTTCGTGGGCATGTTCATCGACCTGCCGGCGGCAGTGCTCCTGCTGACCCCCGTCTTCGTGCCGTTGGCCACCGCGGTCGGCATGGACCTCACGCAGCTCGGAATCATGATGGTCGTGAACCTGGCCATCGGGCTGTACACGCCGCCGGTGGGCACCACGCTGTTCATCACCAGCGCGCTGGCCAAGGTCAAGGTCGGCCAGACGGTGCGCGAACTCGGGCCGTTCTACCTGGTCGCCTTCGGCGTGCTGGCACTCGTCTCCTATGTCCCCGCCTTCATCCTGCGCTGA
- a CDS encoding transketolase translates to MTNLSDAPAHLAQCAYRIRRYALRMGEVQGQGYIGQALGWADVLAVAYGHALKFRADEPDWEGRDRFLLSHGHYAIAFYAALIEAGIIPQDELESYGSDDSRLPMSGMATYTPGMEMSGGSLGQGLPIGVGMALALRLKKNPAFVYNSMSDGELDEGSTWEAALGAAHHGLSNLICLVDINNQQADGPSGKVMGFEPLADKWAAFGWHVQRVDGNDLSAVIAAFDIARALKDPKPRVILFDTLMGKGVPFLEQRDKNHFIRVDPPEWQQALDHLDQSQ, encoded by the coding sequence ATGACGAACCTCTCCGACGCACCCGCGCACCTCGCGCAGTGCGCCTACCGCATCCGCCGCTACGCCCTGCGCATGGGCGAGGTCCAGGGCCAGGGCTACATCGGTCAGGCCCTGGGATGGGCGGACGTGCTGGCGGTCGCCTACGGCCATGCATTGAAGTTCAGGGCCGATGAGCCCGACTGGGAGGGTCGTGACCGCTTCCTGCTCTCGCACGGCCACTACGCCATCGCCTTCTACGCCGCGCTGATCGAGGCGGGCATCATTCCTCAGGACGAACTGGAGAGCTACGGCAGCGACGACAGCCGACTGCCCATGTCGGGAATGGCGACCTACACGCCGGGCATGGAGATGTCGGGTGGATCACTGGGTCAAGGACTGCCCATCGGCGTGGGCATGGCCCTGGCGCTGCGGCTGAAGAAGAACCCGGCGTTCGTCTACAACTCGATGTCGGATGGAGAACTGGACGAAGGCTCGACCTGGGAAGCCGCCCTCGGCGCCGCACACCATGGCCTGTCCAACCTGATCTGTCTGGTGGACATCAACAACCAGCAAGCCGACGGTCCCTCGGGAAAGGTCATGGGATTCGAACCCCTCGCCGACAAGTGGGCCGCTTTCGGCTGGCATGTCCAGCGCGTGGACGGCAACGACCTTTCCGCCGTGATCGCCGCGTTCGACATCGCGCGCGCGCTGAAGGACCCCAAGCCGCGCGTCATCCTCTTCGACACCCTGATGGGCAAGGGCGTGCCCTTCCTGGAGCAGCGCGACAAGAACCATTTCATACGCGTCGACCCGCCCGAGTGGCAGCAGGCGCTCGACCATCTCGACCAGTCCCAGTGA
- a CDS encoding transketolase family protein: MNTPITPITPVKPRLTTSAMIASIAAEGQRVKAAPFGKALVELARDRPDIVGLTADLAKYTDLHLFAQAHPERFFQMGMAEQLLMAAAGGMAKEGFVPFATTYAVFGTRRAYDFIHQVIAEENLNVKICCALPGLTTGYGPSHQATEDLAMMRGIPGLTIVDPCDALDIEQAVPQIAAHAGPVYMRLARGNVPLVLDEYDYRFELGKAKLLRGGSDVLVISSGFMTMRSLEAAAQLGSDAVDVAVLHVPTIKPLDEQTILDEVGRPGRLVVVAENHSVIGGLGEAIASLLMRTGVFPAYRQIALPDAFLDAGALPTLHDRYGISTDAVCRKIKEWLR; the protein is encoded by the coding sequence ATGAACACGCCCATCACGCCCATCACGCCCGTGAAGCCGAGGTTGACCACCTCGGCGATGATTGCTTCGATCGCGGCCGAAGGCCAACGCGTCAAGGCCGCGCCTTTCGGCAAAGCACTCGTCGAACTGGCACGCGACCGGCCCGACATCGTCGGCCTGACCGCGGACCTCGCCAAGTACACCGACCTGCACCTGTTCGCCCAGGCCCATCCCGAGCGATTCTTCCAGATGGGGATGGCGGAGCAGCTGCTGATGGCGGCCGCCGGCGGCATGGCGAAGGAAGGCTTCGTTCCTTTCGCCACGACCTACGCCGTGTTCGGCACGCGACGCGCGTACGACTTCATCCATCAGGTGATCGCGGAAGAAAATCTCAACGTCAAGATCTGCTGTGCCCTGCCGGGTCTGACGACGGGCTATGGCCCCAGTCATCAGGCGACCGAAGACCTCGCGATGATGCGCGGCATTCCTGGCCTCACGATCGTCGACCCGTGCGATGCACTGGACATCGAGCAGGCCGTTCCACAGATCGCCGCGCACGCGGGACCGGTCTACATGCGCCTGGCGAGAGGCAATGTGCCCCTGGTCCTGGACGAGTACGACTACAGGTTCGAGCTCGGCAAGGCCAAGCTGCTGCGCGGCGGCTCGGACGTGCTGGTCATCTCCAGCGGGTTCATGACCATGCGCTCGCTCGAAGCGGCGGCGCAGCTCGGATCGGATGCGGTGGACGTCGCGGTCCTCCATGTGCCCACCATCAAGCCCCTGGACGAACAGACGATTCTCGACGAGGTCGGCCGGCCGGGTCGCCTGGTCGTGGTGGCGGAAAACCATTCGGTCATCGGCGGCCTGGGCGAGGCGATCGCGTCGCTGCTCATGCGCACCGGGGTTTTCCCCGCCTACCGACAGATCGCGCTGCCCGACGCGTTTCTCGACGCCGGCGCACTTCCGACGCTCCACGACCGCTATGGCATCTCGACGGATGCCGTCTGCCGGAAAATCAAGGAATGGCTGCGCTGA